The following are encoded together in the Scomber scombrus chromosome 7, fScoSco1.1, whole genome shotgun sequence genome:
- the etsrp gene encoding ETS1-related protein isoform X1 gives MYWDTTIKPGDSKDSKIKMEICQTGYYTEDFRTQEVPAGFDFASYDYLGEELSFLLDSKAPQQQYPAENSYPEPLKASHPYDSKVNTSDTGLFNLESYQDFNWWASYPHDGLTVDQSQTGYQESPQTYQTIVPQNGQFSPAMEGSHSPFLTAKGSNTLQSETDQSFSCHSAELYESDRQRQSSSFWPEYSSPSFTAPLPHQSPTSCSTTPSTQSSDQYCPRVAKRKNTLPQRPVREGQMTGMSAYPGSGPIQLWQFLLELLLDTTCRTFICWTGDGWEFKMSDPTEVAKRWGQCKNKPKMNYEKLSRGLRYYYHKNIIHKTAGKRYVYRFVCDMQGMLGKTAQEVLTSLNVLPTNTESWQCPVVPPAVTSEHSSDRWASQ, from the exons atgtactGGGACACTACCATCAAACCTGGAGACAGCAAAGACTCGAAAATAAAG ATGGAGATTTGCCAGACTGGATATTACACAGAGGACTTTAGGACACAGGAAGTGCCCGCAGGCTTTGACTTTGCATCTTATG ACTACCTTGGTGAAGAACTGTCTTTTCTGTTAGACAGTAAAGCACCACAGCAGCAGTATCCGGCAGAAAACAGCTATCCAGAGCCACTGAAAGCTTCTCACCCATATGACTCTAAAG TGAACACCAGTGACACTGGCCTCTTCAACCTGGAATCGTACCAGGACTTCAACTGGTGGGCTTCATACCCTCATG ATGGTCTAACAGTCGACCAGTCACAAACTGGATACCAGGAATCTCCGCAGACGTACCAGACCATAGTGCCCCAGAATGGGCAGTTCAGCCCGGCCATGGAGGGCAGCCACAGCCCCTTCCTAACTGCAAAAGGATCAAACACATTACAAA GTGAGACAGATCAGAGCTTCTCCTGTCACTCGGCTGAACTGTACgaatcagacagacagaggcagtcttcttctttctgGCCTGAATACTCCTCTCCCAGCTTCACTGCCCCTCTACCACACCAGTCTCCGACCTCCTGCTCCACAACCCCCAGTACTCAATCTTCAGATCAGTACTGCCCCCGTGTGGCCAAACGCAAAAATACACTCCCTCAGAGACCAGTCAGGGAGGGCCAGATGACAGGAATGTCTGCTTATCCAG gtTCTGGGCCAATCCAGCTGTGGCAGTTTTTACTGGAGCTACTTCTGGACACTACCTGCCGTACTTTCATCTGCTGGACGGGAGATGGCTGGGAGTTTAAGATGTCAGACCCCACAGAG GTGGCTAAGCGTTGGGGCCAGTGCAAGAACAAACCCAAGATGAACTACGAGAAGTTGAGTCGTGGCCTGCGCTACTACTACCACAAGAACATCATCCACAAGACGGCAGGCAAACGCTACGTCTACCGCTTTGTCTGTGACATGCAGGGCATGCTGGGGAAGACAGCACAGGAAGTCCTGACCAGTCTGAACGTTTTGCCCACAAACACAGAGTCATGGCAGTGCCCCGTTGTACCACCGGCAGTGACGTCAGAGCACAGCAGTGACAGATGGGCGTCACAGTAG
- the etsrp gene encoding ETS1-related protein isoform X2 — MYWDTTIKPGDSKDSKIKMEICQTGYYTEDFRTQEVPAGFDFASYDSKAPQQQYPAENSYPEPLKASHPYDSKVNTSDTGLFNLESYQDFNWWASYPHDGLTVDQSQTGYQESPQTYQTIVPQNGQFSPAMEGSHSPFLTAKGSNTLQSETDQSFSCHSAELYESDRQRQSSSFWPEYSSPSFTAPLPHQSPTSCSTTPSTQSSDQYCPRVAKRKNTLPQRPVREGQMTGMSAYPGSGPIQLWQFLLELLLDTTCRTFICWTGDGWEFKMSDPTEVAKRWGQCKNKPKMNYEKLSRGLRYYYHKNIIHKTAGKRYVYRFVCDMQGMLGKTAQEVLTSLNVLPTNTESWQCPVVPPAVTSEHSSDRWASQ; from the exons atgtactGGGACACTACCATCAAACCTGGAGACAGCAAAGACTCGAAAATAAAG ATGGAGATTTGCCAGACTGGATATTACACAGAGGACTTTAGGACACAGGAAGTGCCCGCAGGCTTTGACTTTGCATCTTATG ACAGTAAAGCACCACAGCAGCAGTATCCGGCAGAAAACAGCTATCCAGAGCCACTGAAAGCTTCTCACCCATATGACTCTAAAG TGAACACCAGTGACACTGGCCTCTTCAACCTGGAATCGTACCAGGACTTCAACTGGTGGGCTTCATACCCTCATG ATGGTCTAACAGTCGACCAGTCACAAACTGGATACCAGGAATCTCCGCAGACGTACCAGACCATAGTGCCCCAGAATGGGCAGTTCAGCCCGGCCATGGAGGGCAGCCACAGCCCCTTCCTAACTGCAAAAGGATCAAACACATTACAAA GTGAGACAGATCAGAGCTTCTCCTGTCACTCGGCTGAACTGTACgaatcagacagacagaggcagtcttcttctttctgGCCTGAATACTCCTCTCCCAGCTTCACTGCCCCTCTACCACACCAGTCTCCGACCTCCTGCTCCACAACCCCCAGTACTCAATCTTCAGATCAGTACTGCCCCCGTGTGGCCAAACGCAAAAATACACTCCCTCAGAGACCAGTCAGGGAGGGCCAGATGACAGGAATGTCTGCTTATCCAG gtTCTGGGCCAATCCAGCTGTGGCAGTTTTTACTGGAGCTACTTCTGGACACTACCTGCCGTACTTTCATCTGCTGGACGGGAGATGGCTGGGAGTTTAAGATGTCAGACCCCACAGAG GTGGCTAAGCGTTGGGGCCAGTGCAAGAACAAACCCAAGATGAACTACGAGAAGTTGAGTCGTGGCCTGCGCTACTACTACCACAAGAACATCATCCACAAGACGGCAGGCAAACGCTACGTCTACCGCTTTGTCTGTGACATGCAGGGCATGCTGGGGAAGACAGCACAGGAAGTCCTGACCAGTCTGAACGTTTTGCCCACAAACACAGAGTCATGGCAGTGCCCCGTTGTACCACCGGCAGTGACGTCAGAGCACAGCAGTGACAGATGGGCGTCACAGTAG
- the pycard gene encoding apoptosis-associated speck-like protein containing a CARD produces MDKFRFCLQDRREEPRIRRGSLEGKDLYALTNVMVSTFTERGALKVTLEILRQMNCNEQADTLESKTKACMDKGDPTFPKTSDGKLETKASQEAVIYVASQQQAVKEPKELEAEAKAQISSEGGDLNNKRLVLSRYKIQFGKYKGQTFKWLLENDVGYTAYIAASHQEDRKHTARQDSMMANKDSFTCYANAYPEIQKEVRFHRADKKAKEMSLQSGQRGKALVGFGRYGQETLQSLYRSEDKDKISYVNFLRNKSDYEPGSRMETAIKYILRCDQQRARRTRARRQPNSVSRPTQRNQRTSWRRTSNMPR; encoded by the exons ATGGACAAGTTTCGTTTCTGTCTGCAGGATCGCAGGGAGGAGCCGAGGATCAGACGTGGCTCTCTGGAAGGGAAAGATTTGTATGCGCTTACAAATGTCATGGTTTCCACTTTCACTGAGCGCGGAGCTCTAAAAGTGACTCTGGAGATACTGAGGCAGATGAACTGCAACGAGCAGGCAGACACACTGG AATCAAAGACCAAAGCCTGTATGGAT AAAGGTGACCCTACCTTCCCTAAGACCTCGGACGGGAAGTTGGAGACAAAGGCCTCACAGGAGGCTGTGATCTATGTGGCCAGCCAACAGCAAGCTGTGAAGGAACCAAAAGAGTTGGAGGCCGAAGCGAAAGCCCAAATTAGCTCTGAGGGCGGGGACCTTAATAATAAGAGGCTCGTTCTGAGCCGCTATAAGATTCAGTTTGGCAAGTACAAAGGTCAAACCTTCAAATGGCTGCTGGAGAATGACGTGGGCTACACCGCTTACATTGCGGCTAGTCACCAGGAGGATCGTAAACACACAGCGCGTCAGGACTCGATGATGGCCAACAAG gaTTCCTTCACTTGCTACGCGAATGCATATCCTGAGATTCAGAAGGAAGTCAGATTTCATCGTGCTGACAAAAAAGCCAAAGAGATGTCCCTTCAATCAGGTCAAAGGGGAAAGGCACTTGTTGGCTTTGGTAGGTACGGACAGGAGACACTGCAGAGCCTGTACAGGTCAGAGGACAAAGACAAAATCAG CTATGTCAACTTTCTCCGCAACAAGTCAGACTACGAACCAGGGTCCAGAATGGAGACTGctatcaaatacattttacgGTGTGACCAACAGCGGGCCAGGAGGACACGTGCCAGAAGACAGCCTAACAGTGTCTCAAG GCCCACACAGAGGAATCAGAGAACGAGCTGGAGAAGAACCTCAAATATGCCCCGTTAG
- the LOC133983626 gene encoding apoptosis-associated speck-like protein containing a CARD isoform X1 gives MAPKTIKMALSNMLADLKKDDLAKFCSQLVDRREEPRVRRNRVEGKSFLEIADVLVSAFTEQGALDVATEILNDIDCQNDAKNLAEDTRELTSKSGSTGTASSSAGAASGNTKADDKHFVDKHKVELIQRVSNTDSILDGLFDHDVIPQEVYDKIRAVPTTQARVRELYCGPLKAGQECKNVFYKLLEQHEKFLVEDLKKKA, from the exons ATGGCCCCTAAAACCATAAAAATGGCTTTGTCCAACATGCTGGCGGACCTGAAGAAGGACGACTTGGCCAAGTTCTGCAGCCAGCTTGTGGACCGCAGGGAAGAGCCCCGGGTCAGGCGCAACAGGGTGGAGGGTAAAAGCTTCCTGGAAATCGCAGATGTCCTGGTTTCAGCTTTTACCGAGCAGGGTGCTCTTGATGTGGCTACGGAGATCCTGAACGACATCGACTGCCAAAACGATGCAAAGAACCTTG CTGAAGATACACGTGAACTCACGTCAAAATCTGGTTCCACTGGCA CTGCAAGTTCCTCCGCTGGAGCAGCTAGTGGAAATACCAAGGCAGATG ACAAGCACTTTGTGGATAAACATAAGGTCGAGCTGATCCAGAGAGTGAGCAACACTGATTCCATTTTGGATGGGCTCTTTGACCATGATGTCATCCCACAAGAAGTTTATGATAAGATCAGGGCTGTACCTACCACTCAGGCGAGGGTGAGGGAGCTCTACTGTGGTCCCCTGAAAGCTGGTCAGGAGTGCAAAAACGTCTTCTACAAACTTCTTGAGCAACATGAGAAATTTCTCGTGGAAGACCTCAAGAAAAAGGCGTGA
- the LOC133983626 gene encoding apoptosis-associated speck-like protein containing a CARD isoform X2, whose amino-acid sequence MAPKTIKMALSNMLADLKKDDLAKFCSQLVDRREEPRVRRNRVEGKSFLEIADVLVSAFTEQGALDVATEILNDIDCQNDAKNLAEDTRELTSKSGSTGNKHFVDKHKVELIQRVSNTDSILDGLFDHDVIPQEVYDKIRAVPTTQARVRELYCGPLKAGQECKNVFYKLLEQHEKFLVEDLKKKA is encoded by the exons ATGGCCCCTAAAACCATAAAAATGGCTTTGTCCAACATGCTGGCGGACCTGAAGAAGGACGACTTGGCCAAGTTCTGCAGCCAGCTTGTGGACCGCAGGGAAGAGCCCCGGGTCAGGCGCAACAGGGTGGAGGGTAAAAGCTTCCTGGAAATCGCAGATGTCCTGGTTTCAGCTTTTACCGAGCAGGGTGCTCTTGATGTGGCTACGGAGATCCTGAACGACATCGACTGCCAAAACGATGCAAAGAACCTTG CTGAAGATACACGTGAACTCACGTCAAAATCTGGTTCCACTGGCA ACAAGCACTTTGTGGATAAACATAAGGTCGAGCTGATCCAGAGAGTGAGCAACACTGATTCCATTTTGGATGGGCTCTTTGACCATGATGTCATCCCACAAGAAGTTTATGATAAGATCAGGGCTGTACCTACCACTCAGGCGAGGGTGAGGGAGCTCTACTGTGGTCCCCTGAAAGCTGGTCAGGAGTGCAAAAACGTCTTCTACAAACTTCTTGAGCAACATGAGAAATTTCTCGTGGAAGACCTCAAGAAAAAGGCGTGA